The Brassica napus cultivar Da-Ae chromosome C7, Da-Ae, whole genome shotgun sequence genomic interval AAGTTAATAATTTTTTCCCTGCTACTTATAGCACGGATATTGGCCACCAGCCGTGATTTTGATGCCCTGAAGAGACCATTTGTTTTATAATAGCATCCTTTTGCCATTGTTCTTTCAAGTTGAACCTTGCCtacaaaaaaatcagaaattatcaCTTATCATTGCCATGTCATGCTACTGGTTACTTgcataaacattaaataatacCTGAATTTCCTCCCACATTGTGTCTCTTGTAAGTTCATCGAGTTGCCTCCAGTCTTCGAGTAACACTGGTACATGCTCTCTCACAAGAATACCCAGAAAGGATGAAAGTAGCACTGAGCCATCTCCAATATGCTCACCGAGAGTGTTAAATTCAATGTCGATCTTATCCTCATGATTTTTAGCAACTCTACTCAATCTGGTTGGTCCTCTTCCTCTCCTTGACTTCGGCTTTGAGTTATGTTCGTCCTCTGCAGCTTCTGGaattttttctttatcttttcTGAAGTCCTTTTTTGGCTGCTCTTCTCCTTGAAGCTCTTCTTCTTGaatctcttcttcttgatgCTCTTCTTCTGTATGATGCTCTGCTTGATGTTGTGTTTGCTCTTCGTCTACAATTGCATTCAATAACGTGCGTTTCTTCCCAGACTTAAGTGGTTCAACGCTAGCATCTAGTCCTCGTTGGCGCTTACTGCGACGTTGAATCATCCCGTACTCCATTATCTTTATCCTGTAACTAACGTTAAAAAAACAGTTACTAGTCATATCCAGATATCAAACCAAAACCAGTTACTAGTCATATCCCTATTACTCCACAACTAAGACCCCCTCACAATCATCCCTACAACAGAAACTCTCATCATCAGAACAATCATTTCCCAAATCTTCATTCTCCTCGACGAATACTGGTGGAGCAGCAAACTCTTCTTCTGTCTCTAACTCGTGATACCCTCTAGGTGGTGCCCTCATAACCACAGACCAATCAGAAGAGTCATCATTGGAATAAAACACTTGCTTTGCTTGTGACGGCAGAATGTATGGATCTTTTTGGAATGCTGCTTGGCTTAAGTGGAAGTTCACAACCGTAAAACCATCTTCCACCTTCAAACCATGCCCTTTGTTGGCCCACTTACACCTGAAGAGTGGGACGTGGAACATATGGTAGTCGAGTAGTATAATCTCTTCTATCACTCCGCAGTAGGATACTATATCTGCCATATGTTTACTATCTTTTGCACTCGATATACACATACTGAAAGCATCATATGCTACCCCACTGTTCTGAGTCTTCCTCTTTAGCGACTCTATCTGAAAGCGATGTCCATTGATGATTAAGCCTTTGTACCTTGCAACTGAATTTCTTGGTCCAAATGCTAACCATTTTAGCTTTTTCGACTGCTCCTCTGGGTTAGAATAAATCTGATGACAACAGAGATAAGATGGTGTTAGtgataaaaacaataaaagtgAGTAAAGAAAACTCCATGTCCACTGCTACATATACCTTATCCTTTACCCATTGTGTAAACTGTTCCACATGTAACTTCCATAACAGAGTCTGATTTTGCCGACAACGAGGATCTTTCTCTTGCAACGCTTCCAAATGCAAACTGACATAGCAGtaacaataaatataaacaCACATATACAATCATAAATATTACGTATTCAATTTATCCACTTACTCAATATATGGCTCCATAACTGTTGTGTTCATTAGAACATATCTATGTGCGATGTCTCGCTCTTTATCAGAAAGTAGAACATCTTTGGATCTCTGGATTGGACGGCCTTCAAGGATGTCATCATCTAAATCAACATCTTCATTACGACTCGCAGGTTGATTAACTGGTACAGATTTTTGAAGAAATTCCATGCAGAAGGCAATACATTCTGCTGCCATGTAACCCTCAGCCATACATGCTTCTGGTCGTGCAAAATTTTTAACGTAGGACTTAAGTGTTTTCATGTACCTAAAGATCAAAAAAATAACAGCTCTTGTCAAATATTTATCACAACAAAGATAATATTGAAAGaggtaaacaaaataatattacctTTCAAATGGATACATCCATCTAAAGTGTACTGGCCCTCCCAAGCGTGCCTCTCTAGCTAGATGTATAGGGAGGTGGAACATTATATCAAAGAGTGATGGGGGAAAGAACTGCTCCATCTGACACATTGTCTCAACAAGCTCACTCTCTAGTTCCAGTAGCTTTTCAGGATCAATCACACGCTGACACAGTCTGCAGAAGAAGTTGCATAATCTAGTCACTGCAATCCTAGGACCTTTAGGAAGCAATTTTCGCAATGCAACAGGTAATAGGTTTTGCAGAAGAACATGATGATCATGTGACTTTAAACCATTAATCTGAGGAGGATCCATGGAAACACAATTTGCAATATTAGCACAATAGCCATCTGGTCCTCTGAATTCAGATAACCTCTtgcaaaatatcttcttctcatcCTTCGTCAACCAATAAGAAGCTGGAGGTAGGTATGTCCTTTTTCCACGTACCTCAGTGTGTAAGGAGCTGCGAATCCCCATATCTTCTAAATCTTGCCTAGCTTTAACACCATCTTTTGACTTTGCACTATGCATCAACATGGATAGTATGGCGTCAGACACATTCTTTTCCACATGCATTACGTCAATGTTATGACGTACCGGCATATCCTAATACATGAAATAATTAGAAACGGTTAGAACGtggtaaacatatatatatatatatatatatatatagttcaatCACAGTGATATTGAGAAAGTACTACCTTCCAGTAAGGTAAGTCGAATAGAATTGACCGTTTCTTCCACCTCTATTGGTCAGTatcttcttcatattcttcaCCTCCaatctcatcatcttcatccaCAGTAGATTTTCTCTTCTTGCCTTTCTTCTCTAAAGGTTTTCCAAAATCATTCTTCAAGTCCTTGAGCATCTCAAATATGTCAGATCCGGTTTGAATTCTGCTTGCAGTCCCTTCCTCTACAGTATTGTCAAACCATGCTTTGCGGCGTCGGTAAGGGTGCCCTGGCCTCAGTCGTCTCCTATTGCCCAAAAAAACCATCTTTCGACTAAATTTCAACCACCTGAAAGGTGTATCCTTTCCACATACAGTACACGCCTGTTTCCCTTTCACTTTACAACCAGCAAGTGTCCCCAAACCTGGATAGTCGCTGATAGTCCACAACAGAATAGCTCGGAGTGTGAAATTCTCATTGGATAATGAGTCATATGCCTGTATACCTTCATTCCACAAGTCAATCAGATCATCTATCAATGGAGCAAGATAAACGTCGATGTTGTTGCTTGGTGCAGTTGGACCAGGGATGAGGAGACTCAACATTATGTTCTCTGCCTTCATGCACAGACTGGGAGGCATATTGTAGTTTACCAAGAAGACTGGCCATGTGCTGTACTTTGTGTTCTGAATGGAAAAAGGATTCATACCATCTGTAGATAGTCCAAGGCGAAGGTTTCTCGGATCAGAAGCAAACTCTGGCCATTTATCATTAACCTGAGCCCAAGTCAGTGAGTCCACCGGGTGTCGCATGGTATCATCTTCACTACCATTGCTGAAATGCCATTGCAAATCCTTAGCCATCCTCTTTGATCTAAACATCTGCTTCAGTCTTTCTTTGATAGGAAAATACCGTAGTACCTTTGCTGGAATCCCAATCTTATTTTCCCCCGTACGCTTATCAACTTCCCATCTTGAAGCACCACATCTTGGGCAGCTATCCATATCCTCATACTGCTTCCGAAAAAGAATACAATCATTCTTGCAAGCGTGAATAACATCATAACCAAACCCAAATATCTTCAGAAATTTCTTGATGTCGCCTGTGGACTTTGGAAGGACATTCCCTTGAGACAGCATGTCTTGTACCAATGTCAAAATCTGATCAAAATAATTCTCTGAAATCCCACTCTTAACTTTTATGTGATACAATCCCATGATTGCAGATATCTTACTGTAGTTGGGACAGCTGGAGTAGAGTGGAGTTTCTGCATCTTGCAATTTCTTCTTGAACTCAGAGTCTTCTTCACCTTTAAATGCTTCTGGTTGCTCTCCGGTTTGTGGATTGTCTTCAGCAACAGAGAATGCAGTTCTAAACAACTCGTATGCTTCTAAGTGGTCAACACTTTCAAACTCATCTGTCTGCGTCTTTCTTATCTCTCCATGAACGCTCCAACAATCATTCCTCTTGTACTTCTTATCCATCCCCCTTATGACTAAATGCTCCACGACTGTGTTGAGATTTTGGTGACACATGTTCCGACAGTCGACACAGGGACATGAGATTTGAAGAGGATTACCCAACCCCAACGCTGACTTATTCACGAAATCAGTTGCCCCCTTTTCATAATCATTGCTGGCCCTGTAATATATCAAGCAAGCATAAAAGATTAAATAAacttcaattgcaaaaactaatTTGCATTTACGAAATAGTCAAGCGTAAAAGATTTGAACATACCTTGGAAGCCAAACCCAGGACTTGTCCATATTACAGCTCCAATTTCACAGTGTCAATGCAAAAAATCGAGATGGTTTTCGAGAATCAGAATCTAATAGAACAAAAATCgagaaacagaaaaaaagaaccctaatttttttaagaaagaaaCATGAAATTAGCTCGACGAATCTAAACCCTCTAACCCTAAATAACGAGAACGAACAATCGCTAAGATTGACGAACCTTAATTAGAGCTTATTCTTCGGCTACCGAGGAGGAGAGTGACGGAAATCTCAAAAACTGAAAGTTTAGAGGAGGAGATTGAAACGAGAGGGAGAAAAAGATAAAGACTGAAAGTTCAATGGAGACTGAAAGTTCGATGGAGGGAATCTGAAAAAAATGAGAGTTAGAGGGAAAGAATGGTTCATGAAGCTTCTATGGAGGGAGTCTGAAAATGGCTTCTAATTTTCGATAAGTCTTAGGCGCTCAAACTAATTACGTTTCCGCGCTTCACATAGGTAGCGTTTGTTTCAAAAAAGTGCTATTGATAACTAAACGCGAGAAACTCGTTTTTCTGAAAACTTATCAGTAGCATTTAGAAAAAGCAAAACGCTACTAAAATATAAACTGTAGCAAAACACACTTAAACACTACTATATTATGCTATCACTACCCCAATTTCCTGTAGTGAATAGAGACACGTTCAGGATGACTACAAGCCAACTTTCTCGACCAAAGGCTACAAGTAAGCCACCAATAACCAAACAGGAGTCGTATTGTCTGGGTTTTTTCAAGGTATCCCACACTCTGCTTTAATCACATGGCTAGCATTAAAAACTTCTCTCCATCAATGCGAGAACTTGTTTCTTCTTCGATGAACCAAATGAAACCAGAAGTCATATTTGCTTTATCGTATTCGTGAACGGTTTAGACTGAGCTTTATGGGCGTTTCCGAACCTTTGACTAATCTTGTAACATACCCTTATTTGAAATACTACAACACTGAAAATCACATGCAAAACAATACTAgttaatctatattataaattcatatagaacatctttgATCATTTCGAATCATCGATTTAGTGCGATGATTGTTGGTAAAACAAATTACTACAAGTTATCAAGAATAAGTTGATCCTACGAAATCTTCTAAACCAAACATAACACGAGACTGGAACACGTAATAACAATTTGATTCAATTTCCGCCTGTTTTTGGGCAGGTAAATTTAGGTCTgagacggatcggatatccgggcaattttaaggtatccggatccggatccttatccggcggatccataattttactatccttatccggatccggggttctcggatatccgggtgtcggatatcctcctaaaaattgtaatatccggcggatatccggatccggatttggatccttaaaataaataaaaaataatattaatatatatataaaatattaacaataatttaaaatatatatatataacgtctttaattatttctatgtacaatattacaaaatttacataaaatttatatatattattataaaaatgaaaatatattaaataaaattaatttttatatatagatattactatttttgaaatatttattaataaaacttacggatccggatatccggacttaaaaattaagatatccggatccggatccggctttgacggatccaatattttactatccggatccggattcggcccctccgAATATCCgaattttcggatcggatccggatcgaatctcggatcgaatccggatctcggataaaagtcccaGGCCTAggtaaattaaagaaaaactcaaaagaaaCACGCTAGAGATTAATTAATGTGGACCATTAGGACAATAACTAACCACCAACTTATATATAACGACAAATTCTTAGAAGACTAACAAGTGAGGTTTGTTAACTTTATAGTACACATTTTTAAGCATGATAATTAAGCAGCCAATTCGAGGAATCAAATGGAAACTTGAAGGATGTTTCGTTTGCAAGCTGTTCTCCAAATTCAgtttaaatatttctaaattcaTCCAACCAAAAAAGCTTTATGTCTACCAACGAAAATGACATTCAGAAAAATcagaacttttatttaaaaaaattaatagactAAATGGTTGTGGCTAAAAAGTAGAAGTTAGTAATAAATAATACTATGcctatgtttttaacttctgaAATACTTTTAGAATTCAATATCACAAACCAATGACACGGTAGTTAATACATATTTAACCAAGTTTTGGGATTTATATCTGACTCCAAAGGGCTGACTAAAACTTTTCATGGAAAAATTATATCACTAGTATCACTAGTAAAACTGTAATGTATAAATTATCTGGCGtcttttttttcagaaaaatgtatgttttaattttttcacatttactaagaaaatatatcatattttagttatcaatgcattattttttgtaattaactaTTTCCTAAAAAAATTAACCAGTAAAATTTTAGCAAAcacaattaagttttttgaagtttacaattttcaattaatttatgctttgaaaatatataaaagaatgtatttttttgaaacgaaatttatttctaaaacaTGGATCTTTTTGGAACGGAACTAATATTCACTCCCAACCACGATTTTGGTCGATTTACTTTCTCTTAGAAAACAATTTGGCCATTAGTGATCGGTGGTTACTACGTGGAAACTGCAAGAACGATATGAATAAATATTACCAATAGACAAAAGCGGCACCTTTTGACTTTGATTCCACAGCACTATGATATTTGC includes:
- the LOC106420928 gene encoding uncharacterized protein LOC106420928, with amino-acid sequence MTSNCFFNVSYRIKIMEYGMIQRRSKRQRGLDASVEPLKSGKKRTLLNAIVDEEQTQHQAEHHTEEEHQEEEIQEEELQGEEQPKKDFRKDKEKIPEAAEDEHNSKPKSRRGRGPTRLSRVAKNHEDKIDIEFNTLGEHIGDGSVLLSSFLGILVREHVPVLLEDWRQLDELTRDTMWEEIQARFNLKEQWQKDAIIKQMVSSGHQNHGWWPISVL
- the LOC125575343 gene encoding uncharacterized protein LOC125575343, whose translation is MDKSWVWLPRASNDYEKGATDFVNKSALGLGNPLQISCPCVDCRNMCHQNLNTVVEHLVIRGMDKKYKRNDCWSVHGEIRKTQTDEFESVDHLEAYELFRTAFSVAEDNPQTGEQPEAFKGEEDSEFKKKLQDAETPLYSSCPNYSKISAIMGLYHIKVKSGISENYFDQILTLVQDMLSQGNVLPKSTGDIKKFLKIFGFGYDVIHACKNDCILFRKQYEDMDSCPRCGASRWEVDKRTGENKIGIPAKVLRYFPIKERLKQMFRSKRMAKDLQWHFSNGSEDDTMRHPVDSLTWAQVNDKWPEFASDPRNLRLGLSTDGMNPFSIQNTKYSTWPVFLVNYNMPPSLCMKAENIMLSLLIPGPTAPSNNIDVYLAPLIDDLIDLWNEGIQAYDSLSNENFTLRAILLWTISDYPGLGTLAGCKVKGKQACTVCGKDTPFRWLKFSRKMVFLGNRRRLRPGHPYRRRKAWFDNTVEEGTASRIQTGSDIFEMLKDLKNDFGKPLEKKGKKRKSTVDEDDEIGGEEYEEDTDQ